The Mangifera indica cultivar Alphonso chromosome 19, CATAS_Mindica_2.1, whole genome shotgun sequence nucleotide sequence GGCTTGATATTGCTTTTACTATAAATCAGGCCACTCAACACTTATCTGCTCTTACCCATAGGGACATACGTGCAGTCAAACACATTTTCCGCTATATTAAGGGCACCCTATATCATGGTCTCACATTTCATCATGACTCTACTACTCATCTCCTTGCCTATTCTGATGCTGACTGGGCTATTGATGTTTCAACACGTCGCTCTATCACTGGTGGTTGTGTGTTTCCTTGGTCATAATATTGTTTGTTGGACTGCCAAGAAATAGGCTACTACGTCCTACTCTAGTGCTAAGTCTGAGTACCAGGCACTCGTACATGTGATTGCTAATATTCGGTGGTTTTGTTATCTTCTACGAGAGCTCGACATTCCACTACACCCATCTCCACTTATGCTTTGTGACAATTAGTCTGCCTTGCATATGGTTGGCAATCTAGTGTTTCATGCTTGCACACGGCATATCGACATCGACCTGCACTTCATTCGTGATTTAGTTTCCCATGGGGCCATTCGACTTCAACATGTCCCTACCTTTTCTCAGCTTGTTGATATCTTTGTCAAGAGATTGTCTCGTGAACGTTTTCTTTCCTTATGTGTTCAATTACAACTTCAAGTGCTACCACAGCAAATGCGAAAggttgttaaataatatttactttccCTTTCGATCTGATTTTGATTCTTATTGGATCTAAttctgatttgatttgatttgatattgattatgattctaatttgatattattttgatttgatgtatattagtTTTCGCAGGATTAAGTTAAGTAAAACACATCACTATATATTAGGCTTAATTCCAACAGATCTAGATATTCCGTCAAATCATGCAAATCAGTTCATCATGGCCATGTGTACCTATTTAAACACGTATCTCAATCAAAATCCACTATATtccaaattatacaaataattctttttagattccataaaccaatttaaaattcatcaaacatatataatttgtaaatataataactacTCCTACTTACCTCTCTTCCAAACCAAAGATATTGTTGCAGAATTCCTTCTTCTCATCGGAAAATCACCTCTAGAGTGTTGCAATTCACATTGCTAACCGAGGTAtatgtttatcaatttttttcaaagaaaatgttgTGTTATGGAAAGGTAAATGACATACGAAAATGTGTcttcttaaataaaattcaaatcaaataactaTTGAAATGGCCATGCATTGTCACTGAATGGTTTTTCAGCCTCTTTAATTATCTAACATGACTCAATATCCATTTTTTCCACCTGCTATGGCATGAGTAGGAGTGCACCTTCATGTATAACTGTTaaaaaatctttcattttttcaacACTTAGACAATTTCACATTTCTCAGTATCATAAATAACTcgtaaaatagtaaaatgactAAAGTAACCTTGCTACTTACTAGTTAGTGTTACACTTCAACCTCTGGTCTTGAAATCCCTTCAACTACTAGCCTAGAAATGCATTTTATGATTTGATCAATCAAacatctataaaaaataaataaataaaaggaataGCTAAGACCAAGTATGTCAGAATATAACTACAAAATTCTTTAGAAACAATCTAACCTAAGCTCAACAAGATCAGTTCCAAAAAGTGATACTGTTTAGGTTATATGAAATAGAGAagaagtttgatttaaatactCAGGTTTGGAAAGTAAAATGATGACACATGTACCAATGGTAACAATGcacctataatttaaaaatcaaatcaaataaggaaaaaacaaatgcAAATTGTTCATGTAAAAATCTACATTAACGTGAAATATGTAAGATAAGAGGTATTATTTCATGAAGGGAGTGAAAATGAATGGAATTGACATTGTAATTATAGGTAGTTTTAAGcaatagagaaaagaaaaaggtttttaAATGATTCACTGCTAGGGAGTCTATATCCTTTGTTATCTCATTGATTTTCCTAgccaaaatttgataaaataactataaatgATCCAAAGTGCTCTtggaaatctttttttttcaaattgatccCTTCAACCGGTGTACAATTCTTCGTTTATAAGACCAAGAGGTTGACTTAATTAAGTAAACTACATAAGAGATTTGTTCTAaatcttaataaaatcaatCTAGTTTTCTAGATAGAAATTATTGATCAAGTTATCTCAGTAAAATAGGGGATAATTACACCATGAGCATTATCTCATATCTACTAAACATAAGGATAGAATGTGATTAATTACATCACAAAATTATTAAGATTCATCCATCCAGTGTTTGAGTTAATTTGCAAATAAATGATGTGTCAACCATAATATGTTGCTTACATGGCTAGCTAGCTCTAGGCACCAAATGGaatcaaaatagaaaataaaaactattagaactatgttagaaagaaaaaatgttggggtttgttcaaatatttatatatcccTGGAACTCTTAACGGGTAAATAACAACTTTGATTAATTGCATATTTAACACACTTTGTGACTTTGTGTGCATTATCATTAGGGCCAATTTTCCGATTGCTCGTATTCGGTTCATGAGTCTTTTTTATGCATTCACcacatgttaaaatatattaggccacgtcaaattataaatttgactTTAATAGTTTCCTTTATTTGCCAAAGTTCACAAAACGCCACACAAATACAATTTCTTTATTGTAAGTAGAAAACAAtcccaaatcaaatcaaataagcCCTTAAGCAACATTAATACTATGGAGGACCAAAGTCTCAATAGTAAGCCCAGGACCAAACCCAAAAAGCACTCCCCATTCCAATCCCTCTCCTGTAGTCTTTGACCCATTTTCAATTGAGTTCTTTCTCATTTCATCCAAAACAAATAGCACAGTCACACTGGACATGTTACCATACTCTGCAAGCACATGCCTAGTAGCACGTAGCTTCTCCGGTTCAAGACCCAACTTTGCCTCTATTTGGTCTAAAATTGCAGGCCCACCAGGATGTGTTGCCCAAAAGATTGAGTTCCAATCAGAAATACCTAAAGGTTGGAATACCTTATTCAACCTCTCCTCGATATGATTTGCAATAAGGTCAGGAACTTCCTTTCCAATGTGAATGGTAAGCCCATGCTCACGAATACTCCCACAAATAGCCCCAGGGCAATTAGGCACTAATGTTGGGGCTGCAGAAACCAATTCAAATATAGGTTTTTCGAGATTAGGAATTGGATCTGCACCAACTATAAGTGATGCTGCGCCATCTCCGAACAAAGAATGACTCACAAGAACATCGAAATCAGTTTCAGTAGGACAATGGAAGCCAACAATAGTTACTTCAACACAAACAATGAGGACACGTGCATCTTTAGTGTTCTCAGCTAAGTCCTTAGCTATACGAAGTATAGTCCCACCACCATTACAACCTTGTTGGTATAACATAACTCGTTTAATAGATAAATCAAGGCCTAAGAGCTGAACAATTTGATAGTCATACCCAGGCATATATGGTCCCATAGTGCTACAACAGATTAAGTGAGTGATTTTTGATTTGGGTTGCCCCCATTCCTCAATGGCCTTGATTGCTGCTTGCTTCCCTAGTTCTGGTATCAATGTTGCTGCCATATCTTGTCTAGTATCCAATGACGGTGCCTTGTATGTAGCAATGTTTGGGTTTTCTTTCAAAACTTCTTCTGTTGTGTACGAATGCCGTTTTTTTATTGTGGTTTTATCACCTGACATAAAATCATAATgtcattattttcctttttcgaattaaatttaacaactcGAATATTCTCAACACAGAGAGATATAAATGCATACAATAGTACCTTTCAAATTAAGTATTATCTTGGATTGATAACGTATTGTATCTTCTTGTGAGTATAAAAACCCTTCAAAATTCATGCACTTTGGTTCTAATTCATCTTGTTTACATAAaatgattttctatttttcaaattatcaaaaaacaAGAAGTGCATTATCTAATGGTTATTAATGGTTTTAAATAACCATTGCATTGATTCTAAGATAAAAGAGGTCGTCAATGTATATTCGcaaacttaaaagattattagataatttGTGTAGCAAAATACTTAGAACAacaaaaactaaagaaaataataatagagaAGAGTAATATTTCTTACACATGCGCTGCATTTTGTTTTTGACTGATTTCAAGTGCTCAGAATTGGTCATACGAAAGTAACGATCTGGATATGTGCTGTGCTCATGAATAACTGGAGGATTTGCCGTTCCAATTGCCAGGATGGTGGCAGTGCCTTGAGCACGTTGAGCCTTGCGAACTTCCTCCACAGTAACCATTTTTTCTCTCCAAGAATATAATTAATGCTACTGTGTTGAAGTTCTTTGAGCCTTGGTGaggaggagaaggaggaggattcatttatatacacaaatagattgaattttaaaatattattcatgcatCATGAtgtttgtttaataataattctcaaataacATGGAGAACGACTCCAGTTAGAATATCTGAGAATGCAGATTCGTAGCATTAATTTTAGTTCAAGTTAAAGAGCTGGTTTGcagaatatttttgtattaaaaatttctcCATGACCTACCATGATTTCATAAAGAATAGTTTACCAATTCTCCAAATATGTATGCCTCTAATTAAGTCCAGCCAgatcaaatgatttattttataaatttaacttGATTACTTCTTAGTTAAAGGTGACAATTTTTAACATGATCCGTTAACTTGACATAatataacatgaaaaaaattgggtttgagttgagttttttaaatacaatttattttgaatcaacTTAACATAACTTGAAACTAAATCGAATAGTGTTAGAGTTGATATGAAAATAGTCTGAATTTACTCGCATATTTGaggaaatgttattttgatagattttgttatgaataaattatagatatattgaagtacaatatcaataataattgaaatttttacaaattaaatataattaaatttttttgataattgtaattatttatattattttttatttttatttaaatatattattttattatttgttattgagaatgtaattttgttcataatattattaatgtgcTCTAAAACTgttagtatgtaatttttaaaccacttgtaaacatgataaaatattatattatgtattttattaatagtacgTAAAAATAACTTctagaaagaaattaaaatactaaaaacatttaaaagagTGGCAACCATAAACAATTTTAGCTTAATTTAGGTTTATCAGATCAACCTGaacattaaaaaatagattagaattaaaaattttgatacaattgtaatttaaattagattaaaattaaaggtttttaattaaaaatttaaactaaaacaatACAAATATGGCTCACTAACATAATCTATTTGGCCTATTCCTAATTTTAGTTTCCAagatagttttctttttttcaagcATATCTTTTtggatatttttctttattttttttggaaattttgtgAAGTTAAGATCTAaagaatttcataaatataatgttGCCTTAGCAATAAAGCGGTGGCAGCACATGTTTGTAGTCAATGGCCCATAAATTGTGTCATCCGTCTCTTACACGTGGCCAAGGGTAAAGTTTGTCGTGAAGTATAATTAGGCTTTAAAAGTTGTCTAATTGAAATGGCTAAAAAGTGACTTTTATCcgagttttagtttaattttaaaagtatattcataataaataaaaaatttaaatactcatttataaattagtttttattaaaatttttagttagagacaagagtaaaattatcattttactattaaattttaaaattttaaaaattaatattattccctcatagattttaaaaataaatacttcaccgaattcttaaagtttaaaaaatttagatttcataCGTAGAGTTTGTTTCCTTTCTCTTGccaccatcttcatcttcaacaacCATTGAATCCACCATAAACTGTTGCCTTCAAAGTTTTCTCACCTCTCCAATCATGCGTCGACAATGATATCCAGACAAATCATCTGGATGCGTTATTGTCCAAACAAAGAGATCTGGATTCGCAGTAGAGAGTACAGAGAGCAAACATGTAGCAGAGAGCACAAATTTTGGTCGAAGATTCCAATATTTGGATTCGGTAAGATGAATGAGAGAGTGAAGTCGAATCATCAATTGAGTGTGGTTGCTATTCTGTCGAAGAGGAAATTTGTCATCGGAGAGGATGGGTGGGAAGTGGAAGCTGGCCGGAGAGGAACTTCATTGTTAGGGACGCATAAAAGAGAAACCCTagaagaaaaaatgtaattttttaacatttaattataagagaaattatttttttttttaatctaagagagaaaatgatataaatttttacagttttaagatttagaaataaaataacgattttacttttatatgtaactgaaaattttaataacaattagtTTATAATAGAGATGGCAATgaggaggggcggggaggggatatcaatccccgtccccgtaagggatatcaatctccgtccccgccccgtccccgttgcagggataaaaaataatccccgtcccctccccgcgaaggaaaatctcctccccatcctctccccgtccccgcggggaaaaatcccctccccatccccgccccgtccccgtggggaaaaatctcctcccaatccccgccccgtccccgcggggaaaaatcccctcccatacccataaatataaattttaattcttttatatatttcaataaataaaataaatcatattttttcaaaatatcacttgctacaagagctataaaatattctttgttattttagttcaaatataaagttttcataaaatctaacaatatgcaataatcaatctcttcattagtagctcttcatgtatgtgatttagggtaattttataataacattaaatttaacacttttcattcacttcaattgattttattaagtttataatttattattttttatgtgtaaaacctagtggattgactaactaagttttgaagttgaaataaaattaatttggtgcatttacattttatgataatgaaattctaggttttttttaatatattagattaatagtttagaaattagtaaaagctaataattgataattcaaaaattagtaaaattaaagttatagttttaataaatcataatgtaaaaatttctaaaacttaatagtttagaaattattatattaatatattagatttagggggtggggcggggcggggcggggacacatgtatccccgtccccgattacagagattttttttgtccccatccccgcccctttccccgtttttatcggggaatcccctccccgttggggtcggggagggtcggggcccctaaagtcggacccaaattgccatctctagtttataaataaatatttagatatttcATTTATCACAAATATGATCTTAAAATTGAGTGAGAAATACTCGTTTGGCCAATTTAAATTAGTCAACGACAGCCCCTATTGTCCCGACCATTTTTGGCTGCGACCAAGGCTCACCCCATTGAATgggttaattttttgtttacaaATTTATCCCTAAATTATTTCTACTTCTCTCACTTTATTTTTCTCcacaaatcataaaattttctagatttcaACTGTCATCGTTTCTCATTACTACATTTTGtaggtaattaaattttattttcttgaagaGAGATTTTTCATGGTTCTAAAAGAATGAAAAGATCATTTCaataaattgattataaaattaatttttccataaATTGTTTCATTAGgttatcaatcaaacaaaaagtATATTCTTTTGCCGACCTTTGAGTGAAAAATCATTTCAATGAGTCAATTAATGTGTTGTTGACATCATAATAATTTTGGTGGGAGTGaacaattttattcaaatttttatttaagaattatgGTAAACAATTGCTTTTAGCTGTCTCTTATTGGTTTAATTCAGTTTAGCCAGACTTTGATTATCGTAGAATgattatctatatttattagtttttttatctTCATGTAATTCTATTGatttacaatattttctttattttggtttttaattttattaatacatagttgattttttttcattagcTAAGTACTATATTTTGTTACTTGCTTAGTCAAGTGAAGAACATGAAGCACATGGGGCTAATAAGTGGAAAGAAAGCAAATGGGTTCTATGAAAAAATGTTGAACGAGTTTCAGTGCAAAGAATATCCCTGCATGCAAAGCAATGTGTTTTACATACTAGAAAGTAAAAAcctatacaaaaaaataaacaacttacaattttattaaatattaagatttttttttcaattttatcaaattatataattaattaattaattaaacaaatttttaagttgttttcttactgttaatatattttttcttacttattattttaaataaaaataaaaatattttcaattaaaattattattaagtataaaattataacaatattaaaattatctttataattttttaatatttataataaagataataattaaattattatatattatttgtcacattttCTTGGtgttatcaatatattttattaccttataaattatataagataatgtttataataaaaaatatattattaaaataatttttgattaCCTTGAGCTAATCAccctttaaaaaactttaaaaaatagattatgaaGAGATTTGTACAGATATGCGTGGCCAcaacttaaataattttaaccatcaatattttaaaaaattggaatgGTCAATTCAATCAGttgaaccaaaaaataaatggtgatccaatttaatttttatattattgttgatCAATTAAAGAGTCAATCAAAACTCTATTAAAACCAATAAACCGCCTTATTcctaaaacccaaaaaaacCAGGTTTCGAACTTTACTCAcaaacattatttaataataaaatggccaaaggactatttcccacccaaaatatattgatttctcAAGGTCTtttatattaactttgaaaattttatttacctaaCTATaggcaattaaaattaatagttttaaggacaaaattattattttatctgtaatattaaaaataaacttaaattttattttattttctccctttaaattctaaaaactaacaatttctcctaacccaagtttttaaaaacaacattttcccccataaggtttctaaacttttagatttaaatttttcgATGACGATCGATGACTTCTCTTCCTCCCTGGCATCTCTTCCTTCTAACCGTGTTCCTTCTTGTCCTCTTTGATTAGGAAATTGCTAGTTTCTAGCGTTTAAAGGAGGAAATTGATATAACTAAtgaactcagttaattttaactatctatAGATAGattaatgagattttcaaagttaacggaagaaaatttggaaaattaacatACTTTGGAGgggaataagccttttggcctaataaaatttaaaatataaaattaattaaaggccaaaggactatctCCCACCTAAGTTTAGGTGCGATTTTAAAGTCATATCTGTAgggtttgaaaatctcaaaatctcatctattgattaattgaaattaaaatttctaattaaatacAAGGGTTAagtcgttattttattaataatattaaaaaatataaaatttattatatttttctctcctaagttttaaaaactaacatttcacccctcCAAAAgcttttaaactttgaaaaatcacatttcccccccaaaacctttgaatttttttcttcccctccCACCACTTTCTTTGGAGATCTGGAAAGGACGATGATGAAGCTTGTTCACAGACGAAGAGACCTGGATCTTTTCGTCAGCAAAGAACGAAGAGATCTAGGCGAAGAGATTCCAGATCTCTTCTCTCAGATCTCGCCAATCTCTTCGTCTCCGACGAAGAGATCTGTTTCAGATTTGTCTGCGTGCGTCGACCATCAGTTTAGGGTGGAGAGTGAAAGTTAACGGCGTCAGAGATGGTGGCCagagaggtgaaaaaaaaatttgaaaggaaaatataactttttaaagtttgaaaactttagttaggggtgaaattgttagtttttaaaacttaaaagggaaaatataataaattttatatttttttaatattattaataaaatgacaattttggcCCTCTTCTTAATTGGAAATTTTAACAGCGGTAATGTCATAGGTGAGATTTTgagctttttaaattttgttggtgtgactttgagaatacacttaaacttgggttggcaatagtcctttggccttaattaaaagttaaaagtctAAAACCTACCATCAAAAGCCTAAAACTTATTAGGTTACAATTAGACTTGCCAGTAAAGCATAAATTCAAGAatcaaaaagttaaaagaagTCTAAAAGTCTAAATTCTAAAAGGACTTAAGACCTAATATGTTAACTGCAAAAGTGCCGAGCTCGATACCAACAGCCATCAGCCAGCTAGCCTTAATCTTTTGATGCAATTGAGGTCAGCCTTATTCTTTTTCATGCAATTAAGGTTACTCTTCTTTAATTTGCAGTGATTCTGCTTTGCTTTGTTTTctgttgtttttgtttgatcTTTCTTTTATCTTTGGACGTGATACAGTTGTGCTTACGTGTATGATCAACTGGAGGAGCTTGAAGAATCAACTGAACTCTGGCTTTTGGAACTTTCTCGATTAAAGGTctaaatttatgtttcaaagaAGAAAGTAGACTTGGTTATTCCAAATAACTGTGCAGAGTTgcatttaatgaaatttatatgatttaccaAAATTTGTTATAgagaaaactttaatttgaaagaatttcTAAATACATAATGATTTGtgctattaaaatttagaattaagaATTTATAATGAATCAAATACAGTTTATGTGAAGTATTTGTGCTCTAATattatgtattgtattataaataaacatatttaaagtCGTGTTGGTTTTTTATaatagtaaatttaaaaatatttgataaataacatttatattaattaattaaataaatgtatattgtgttatgaaatattaattcaatctttcatgattatttattcaattatattaggTTAGATTAAAATTGACTGATTAAACCAATTAAACTGTGAATTAATGAGATAACCAATTTAATTAcctatccaattttaaaaatattagtgacAATAAAAAGTACCTTAGTCACGAACTCTAATTTATTTAGTGacacataaataaatagtaataattattaatactcgtgaagattttgatttaaagaGAGAGGGGATTActttgttaataaatatataataataattcatatttgctttagagtaaataaatattattctattaatttattttttattattgatgttaatttatttgataactttttattagtaatagtaatttaacaaataatataaacaataatttaattattatctctccctcatatataaaaaaattatcaaaattatcataattttaatacgATTCTCACtttagttattaatattttgagacaaaaatattCTTACTTTCATCATCAAccacataaaatatttaaataaaataatattttaataatcttttattacatatCATCAACCAcaataactttatatatatatatatatatatatatatatatatatatatatatatatatatatatatatatatatctttattaaatataataataataataatttatatttaataatattttaaataatctattttgtTTTGTGATAATAATTCATTTGTTGTAATATAAGATATTCTCCTAATCAAATGTaactttatgaaaataaaaaattccgATAGAATCATAACGATTAATTCACTTATATTCATTTGAGTACACTATAGATAGATATGATTTATGAGTTCCAAAAGTTGATTCCAGCAAGAGGAAAAACAATAACTAATTTCaatcatacatatatttatttatttttatacgtAGAGCATTATTCATTATTATCATTTAGCaaatcaagaaaaatgaaatgtccCTATTGTATTGTGTGATCTTAATTAATCACATATCTGAAATTTCTATAcgtataaattgaatttatcttATCTTTCTAGTGagcatatttaattatattatttattgaatcTATTCGATCTAGATCCAATATTAGAATAGAATGGCCACTGTTAcagttattattatttctattggCTTGTGAT carries:
- the LOC123203564 gene encoding chalcone synthase 2-like, which produces MVTVEEVRKAQRAQGTATILAIGTANPPVIHEHSTYPDRYFRMTNSEHLKSVKNKMQRMCDKTTIKKRHSYTTEEVLKENPNIATYKAPSLDTRQDMAATLIPELGKQAAIKAIEEWGQPKSKITHLICCSTMGPYMPGYDYQIVQLLGLDLSIKRVMLYQQGCNGGGTILRIAKDLAENTKDARVLIVCVEVTIVGFHCPTETDFDVLVSHSLFGDGAASLIVGADPIPNLEKPIFELVSAAPTLVPNCPGAICGSIREHGLTIHIGKEVPDLIANHIEERLNKVFQPLGISDWNSIFWATHPGGPAILDQIEAKLGLEPEKLRATRHVLAEYGNMSSVTVLFVLDEMRKNSIENGSKTTGEGLEWGVLFGFGPGLTIETLVLHSINVA